In one Rhodococcus sp. B50 genomic region, the following are encoded:
- a CDS encoding PH domain-containing protein: MNDTAAPAAETDEQVPWSRLDRRMLLIHPIEEILRLLPVLAGSFVIGTTSGNPGWGLVATGVLVLVGLLRWFTTTYRVGPVHVELRRGLLQRRELSIPRSRIRSVDVEQRLLHRVLGLAVVKIGTGQSGGADRNRFELNGLPIAAVPELRAVLLTGGEQGAAPSELSEPMPVSAVPTERQLARFDPGWVRYAPFSTTGLLAVAAIAGAAFQFGLGRWIAESQVVRRAVEAAEDLGLVVALVILVLVVVLVASPAACVRYLMVYGDLRVTDDDRVLRIAHGLLTTRHTTLDRARLRGVALREPLALRLVGAARLDAVMTGRTAQQGGSSLVLPSAPDGEVRRVAAEVLTQRLPLDAPLRSHGPRARRRRYVRTLWPVGVVVVVGLAALTVTERRVPVPVLVTVIVLLVAGACALAQDRYRGLGHAVVDGHLVARSGSIDRQRICLDADGVIGWTVRQTFFQRRAGLATVVAATPAGSGRYEVIDIPVDEAWALVQEVTPGMGEGWIET; encoded by the coding sequence ATGAACGACACCGCCGCGCCCGCGGCCGAGACGGACGAGCAGGTGCCGTGGTCGCGCCTGGACCGCAGGATGTTGCTCATCCATCCGATCGAGGAGATCCTGCGCCTGCTGCCCGTGCTCGCCGGATCGTTCGTCATCGGCACCACCAGCGGAAATCCGGGGTGGGGGCTGGTGGCGACGGGCGTGCTCGTGCTGGTCGGATTGCTGCGCTGGTTCACCACCACCTACCGCGTCGGGCCCGTGCACGTCGAACTCCGCCGCGGCCTGCTGCAGCGACGCGAGTTGTCGATCCCCCGCAGTCGCATCCGCTCGGTGGACGTCGAACAGCGCCTCCTGCACCGCGTCCTCGGCCTGGCCGTCGTGAAGATCGGTACCGGGCAGAGCGGAGGTGCCGACCGCAACCGGTTCGAACTCAACGGGCTCCCGATCGCCGCCGTCCCCGAACTGCGTGCCGTTCTCCTGACCGGCGGGGAGCAGGGTGCCGCGCCGTCCGAGCTGTCCGAGCCGATGCCTGTGTCCGCAGTCCCGACCGAGCGGCAGCTGGCGCGGTTCGATCCGGGTTGGGTGCGTTACGCCCCCTTCTCCACCACGGGACTGCTCGCCGTCGCAGCGATCGCCGGTGCCGCCTTCCAGTTCGGACTAGGCCGGTGGATCGCCGAGTCGCAGGTCGTCCGCCGCGCGGTCGAGGCCGCGGAGGATCTGGGACTGGTGGTCGCGCTGGTGATCCTCGTCCTGGTGGTCGTTCTGGTCGCCAGTCCGGCCGCGTGCGTGCGCTACCTGATGGTCTACGGCGACCTGCGCGTCACCGACGACGACCGGGTCCTGCGCATCGCGCACGGCCTGCTCACGACCCGTCACACCACCCTGGACCGGGCGCGGCTGCGCGGTGTCGCACTGCGCGAACCGCTGGCACTGCGACTGGTCGGCGCCGCGCGGCTCGACGCCGTCATGACGGGCAGGACGGCGCAGCAGGGTGGTTCGTCGCTGGTCCTGCCGTCGGCGCCGGACGGGGAGGTCCGGCGGGTCGCGGCCGAGGTGCTCACCCAGCGGCTACCGCTCGATGCGCCGCTGCGCAGTCACGGTCCCCGAGCCCGTCGTCGCCGCTACGTGCGGACGTTGTGGCCGGTGGGTGTCGTGGTGGTCGTGGGGCTCGCCGCCCTCACCGTCACCGAGCGGCGCGTGCCCGTACCGGTGCTCGTCACGGTGATCGTGCTGCTGGTCGCGGGGGCGTGCGCACTGGCGCAGGACCGCTACCGGGGTCTCGGCCACGCCGTCGTCGACGGTCATCTCGTCGCCCGCAGCGGCTCGATCGACCGGCAGCGCATCTGCCTCGACGCGGACGGTGTGATCGGATGGACGGTGCGGCAGACCTTCTTCCAGCGCCGGGCCGGTCTCGCGACCGTCGTCGCGGCGACTCCGGCGGGCTCGGGCCGTTACGAGGTGATCGACATCCCGGTGGACGAGGCATGGGCCCTGGTTCAGGAGGTCACACCGGGTATGGGGGAAGGATGGATCGAGACATGA
- a CDS encoding PH domain-containing protein — translation MEQEAWVEDDEVAVEGASAGPTDGARSEARVVMREPSWRPSPKARVLWAVSAALMWMPLVVAQVVWVLVAPVGAGWHIAAAAATVILGGLHVAVVPAWRFRVHRWEMDDTAVYTRSGWWTQEHRIAPISRIQTVDTERGPLDRWLDLTTVTVTTASAAGAVEIVGLDSRVADETVARLTALAARSETDAT, via the coding sequence GTGGAGCAGGAGGCGTGGGTGGAGGACGACGAGGTGGCGGTCGAGGGTGCATCGGCGGGGCCGACCGACGGTGCGCGGTCGGAGGCGCGCGTGGTCATGAGGGAACCCTCGTGGCGGCCGAGCCCGAAGGCCCGTGTGCTGTGGGCCGTGAGTGCTGCACTGATGTGGATGCCGCTCGTCGTCGCGCAGGTCGTGTGGGTGCTCGTCGCACCCGTGGGGGCCGGATGGCACATCGCCGCGGCGGCAGCGACCGTCATCCTCGGCGGACTGCACGTCGCGGTGGTGCCGGCCTGGCGTTTCCGTGTCCATCGCTGGGAGATGGACGACACGGCGGTCTACACCCGTTCGGGCTGGTGGACGCAGGAACACCGCATCGCGCCGATCTCGCGGATCCAGACCGTCGATACCGAACGGGGCCCGCTCGACCGTTGGCTCGATCTGACCACCGTCACCGTCACCACCGCGTCCGCGGCAGGTGCGGTGGAGATCGTCGGGCTCGACAGCCGGGTCGCCGACGAGACCGTCGCTCGCCTGACCGCGCTCGCGGCCCGCTCCGAGACGGACGCGACATGA
- a CDS encoding bifunctional FO biosynthesis protein CofGH, which yields MTDSADDTPQSAMLPIPTVRPGAASRSTAAPSGMRRALRRARDGVALNVDEAAVLLQARGADLEDLCASAARVRDAGLLAEGRPGTVTYSRKVFVPITRLCRDRCHYCTFVTVPGKLRAEGRGMYLEPDEILEIARQGAELGCKEALFTLGDRPEDRWPEAKQWLDERGYDSTLDYVRAMAIRVLEETGLLPHLNPGVMSWAEISRLKPVAPSMGMMLETTSERLFTEKGQCHYGSPDKDPAVRLRVLTDAGRLAVPFTTGILVGIGEDFTERAESIHAIRKSHKAFGHIQEVIVQNFRAKDDTAMREHDDAELDEFLAAIAVARLVLGPGMRIQAPPNLVSPDECRALLGAGVDDWGGVSPLTPDHVNPERPWPGLDTLARLSAEAGFELTERIAAQPQYVLAGQPWIDPRITAHVHALADPATGLAREVIPSGLPWQEPDVDWESSGRVDLNSEIDVTGRNTEHRSDLGSAFGDWETVREQVLELGASAPVRLDSDVLSALRSAERDPGGCSEAEYIALANADGAGLEALVALADQLRRDTVGDDVTYVVNRNINFTNICYTGCRFCAFAQRKGDADAFTLSASEVADRAWEAHVAGATEVCMQGGIDPELPVTGYADLVRAVKARVPSMHVHAFSPMEIVNGVARSGTSIREWLTELRAAGLDTIPGTAAEILDDEVRWVLTKGKLPTAEWIEVVTTAHEVGLRSSSTMMYGHVDQPHHWVGHLNVIRGIQDSTGGFTEFVLLPFVHQSSPLYLAGASRPGPTMRDNRAAHALARVMLHGRIDNIQTSWVKLGVAGTRAMLEGGANDLGGTLMEETISRMAGSQHGSEKTVAELVAIAEGIGRPARQRTTAYTPIEIPVTSG from the coding sequence ATGACCGATTCCGCAGACGACACCCCGCAGTCCGCGATGCTCCCGATCCCCACCGTGCGTCCCGGCGCCGCGTCCCGATCCACGGCGGCACCCTCGGGAATGCGTCGTGCGCTGCGCCGGGCACGCGACGGGGTCGCACTGAACGTCGACGAAGCGGCAGTCCTGCTGCAGGCCCGGGGGGCCGATCTCGAGGATCTCTGTGCGTCGGCGGCGCGGGTGCGCGACGCCGGGCTTCTCGCCGAAGGGCGTCCCGGTACGGTCACCTACTCGCGCAAGGTGTTCGTGCCCATCACCCGGTTGTGCCGGGATCGATGCCACTACTGCACCTTCGTCACGGTCCCCGGCAAGCTCCGCGCCGAGGGGCGCGGCATGTACCTCGAACCCGACGAGATCCTCGAGATCGCCCGTCAGGGGGCCGAACTGGGGTGCAAGGAGGCCCTGTTCACGCTCGGCGACCGGCCCGAGGACCGGTGGCCCGAAGCGAAGCAGTGGCTCGACGAGCGCGGATACGACTCGACCCTCGACTACGTGCGGGCGATGGCGATCCGCGTCCTCGAGGAGACCGGACTGCTGCCGCACCTCAATCCCGGGGTGATGAGCTGGGCCGAGATCTCGCGGCTGAAGCCGGTCGCCCCGTCGATGGGCATGATGCTCGAGACGACCTCCGAACGGTTGTTCACCGAGAAGGGGCAGTGCCACTACGGCAGCCCCGACAAGGATCCGGCGGTGCGACTGCGGGTGCTGACCGACGCGGGACGTCTCGCGGTGCCGTTCACCACGGGCATCCTCGTCGGGATCGGTGAGGACTTCACCGAGCGTGCCGAATCGATCCACGCGATCCGCAAGTCGCACAAGGCGTTCGGTCACATCCAGGAAGTGATCGTCCAGAACTTCCGTGCCAAGGACGACACCGCGATGCGTGAGCACGACGATGCGGAGCTCGACGAGTTCCTCGCCGCGATCGCCGTCGCGCGACTCGTCCTCGGACCGGGCATGCGCATCCAGGCACCGCCGAACCTCGTGTCGCCGGACGAATGCCGCGCGCTGCTCGGCGCGGGTGTCGACGACTGGGGCGGTGTCTCGCCGTTGACCCCCGACCACGTCAACCCCGAGCGGCCGTGGCCCGGTCTGGACACCCTCGCGCGCCTGAGCGCCGAGGCCGGCTTCGAACTCACCGAACGGATCGCCGCGCAGCCGCAGTACGTGCTCGCGGGCCAGCCATGGATCGATCCGCGCATCACCGCCCACGTACACGCCCTCGCCGACCCGGCCACGGGCCTCGCCCGCGAGGTGATCCCGTCCGGACTGCCCTGGCAGGAACCCGACGTCGACTGGGAGTCGTCGGGACGGGTCGACCTGAACTCCGAGATCGACGTGACCGGCCGCAACACCGAGCACCGGTCGGATCTGGGGAGTGCCTTCGGCGACTGGGAGACCGTCCGCGAACAGGTGCTCGAGCTCGGTGCCTCCGCGCCGGTGCGGCTCGACAGCGACGTGCTCTCGGCGCTGCGCTCCGCGGAGCGCGATCCGGGCGGCTGCTCCGAAGCGGAGTACATCGCCCTCGCCAACGCCGACGGCGCCGGCCTCGAAGCGCTCGTGGCGCTCGCCGACCAGCTGCGCCGCGACACCGTCGGCGACGACGTGACCTACGTCGTCAACCGGAATATCAACTTCACCAACATCTGCTACACCGGCTGCCGGTTCTGTGCCTTCGCGCAGCGCAAGGGCGACGCCGACGCGTTCACCCTCTCGGCGAGCGAGGTCGCCGACCGGGCGTGGGAGGCGCACGTCGCCGGTGCCACCGAGGTGTGCATGCAGGGCGGCATCGACCCCGAGTTGCCGGTGACCGGCTACGCCGACCTGGTCCGCGCCGTCAAGGCGCGGGTGCCGTCGATGCACGTCCACGCGTTCTCGCCGATGGAGATCGTCAACGGGGTCGCGCGCAGCGGCACGTCGATCCGCGAGTGGCTCACCGAACTGCGTGCGGCCGGACTCGACACCATCCCGGGTACCGCCGCCGAGATCCTCGACGACGAGGTGCGGTGGGTGCTCACCAAGGGCAAACTCCCGACGGCCGAGTGGATCGAGGTGGTGACCACCGCACACGAGGTGGGTCTGCGCTCGAGTTCGACGATGATGTACGGCCACGTCGACCAGCCGCACCACTGGGTGGGTCATCTGAACGTGATCCGCGGGATCCAGGACAGCACGGGAGGATTCACCGAGTTCGTGCTGTTGCCTTTCGTGCACCAGTCGTCGCCGCTGTATCTGGCCGGCGCGTCGCGGCCGGGCCCGACCATGCGCGACAACCGTGCCGCGCACGCTCTCGCCCGGGTCATGCTGCACGGTCGTATCGACAACATCCAGACCAGCTGGGTCAAGCTCGGTGTCGCCGGAACCCGGGCCATGCTCGAAGGCGGCGCGAACGATCTCGGCGGCACCCTGATGGAGGAGACCATCTCGCGCATGGCCGGATCGCAGCACGGTTCGGAGAAGACCGTCGCCGAACTCGTCGCGATCGCCGAGGGCATCGGGCGGCCGGCGCGTCAGCGGACCACCGCGTACACCCCCATCGAGATCCCGGTCACCTCGGGCTGA
- the mshB gene encoding N-acetyl-1-D-myo-inositol-2-amino-2-deoxy-alpha-D-glucopyranoside deacetylase: protein MGKDHTVTDTPGAVPNDADRRLLLVHAHPDDETLTTGGTIARYVAEGAEVTVVTCTLGEEGEVIGDEWAQLTADRADQLGGYRILELTRALGALGVDRPRFLGGAGHWRDSGMAGTPSADNPRAWVNADRDEAVEALVTAIRETRPHVVVTYDPYGGYGHPDHIAVHERVTAAVEAAGTEDYPSAGAAWTPAKVYWTVTERSALERGVAAMGSLPEGWRRPESGELPSVPDDEVTTVVDVRSVLDAKRTAMAAHATQVLVAPDGEQFVLSNLVAQPVLDHEHFVLVRGRLGLTDPTGREDDLFSGIG, encoded by the coding sequence GTGGGGAAGGACCACACCGTGACCGACACTCCGGGGGCCGTCCCCAACGATGCGGATCGCCGACTTCTGCTCGTCCACGCACATCCCGACGACGAAACTCTCACCACCGGCGGCACCATCGCCCGGTACGTCGCCGAAGGCGCCGAGGTCACCGTCGTGACCTGCACGCTCGGTGAGGAAGGTGAAGTGATCGGCGACGAGTGGGCCCAGCTCACTGCGGATCGTGCCGATCAGCTCGGCGGCTACCGCATCCTCGAACTCACGCGGGCGCTCGGCGCCCTCGGCGTCGATCGTCCCCGGTTCCTGGGCGGTGCCGGGCACTGGCGCGACTCGGGGATGGCGGGCACCCCTTCCGCCGACAATCCCCGCGCCTGGGTCAACGCCGATCGCGACGAGGCGGTCGAGGCGCTCGTCACGGCGATCCGGGAGACGCGTCCTCACGTGGTCGTCACCTACGACCCCTACGGCGGCTACGGCCATCCCGACCACATCGCGGTACACGAACGGGTGACCGCGGCCGTCGAGGCGGCGGGAACCGAGGACTACCCGTCCGCCGGTGCGGCCTGGACTCCCGCGAAGGTCTACTGGACCGTCACCGAACGGTCCGCACTCGAACGCGGCGTCGCGGCCATGGGCTCGCTGCCCGAAGGATGGCGCCGCCCTGAGTCGGGCGAACTGCCGAGCGTGCCCGACGACGAGGTCACCACCGTCGTCGACGTCCGTTCGGTGCTGGACGCGAAGCGAACCGCGATGGCGGCGCACGCGACCCAGGTGCTGGTCGCGCCGGACGGCGAGCAGTTCGTGCTGTCCAACCTCGTCGCCCAGCCCGTCCTCGACCACGAGCACTTCGTGCTCGTTCGCGGTCGGCTCGGCCTCACCGACCCCACGGGACGAGAGGACGACCTCTTCTCCGGCATCGGTTAG
- a CDS encoding uracil-DNA glycosylase, whose amino-acid sequence MTPSSGRGPLRGTPPATLAELDDVLVDCRACPRLVAWREQVAREKRAAFRDEEYWGRPVPGFGPADASLLIVGLAPAAHGGNRTGRMFTGDRSGDVLYAALYDAGLASQPTATHIGDGLELFGTRITSPVHCAPPANRPTVVERDTCRHWLEQELDLLSPTLRSVVVLGGFGWQALLPVLSAAGWTIPVPRPKFGHGAHALLAPTAARERPLHLFGCYHVSQQNTFTGRLTQEMVTDVLRDAARAASLLPPG is encoded by the coding sequence ATGACACCCTCCTCGGGCCGAGGACCGTTGCGCGGCACTCCTCCCGCGACGCTGGCCGAACTCGATGACGTGCTCGTCGACTGCCGCGCCTGTCCGCGGCTGGTCGCGTGGCGCGAGCAGGTCGCGCGGGAGAAACGAGCGGCATTCCGCGACGAGGAGTACTGGGGCCGGCCCGTCCCGGGATTCGGGCCGGCCGATGCATCCCTGCTGATCGTCGGGCTGGCGCCCGCCGCGCACGGCGGGAATCGCACGGGACGGATGTTCACGGGCGACCGGTCGGGCGACGTGCTGTATGCGGCCCTGTACGACGCGGGGCTCGCGTCGCAGCCGACCGCGACGCACATCGGCGACGGCCTCGAACTGTTCGGCACGCGCATCACGTCACCGGTGCACTGCGCGCCGCCGGCCAATCGCCCCACCGTCGTGGAACGCGACACCTGCCGGCACTGGCTGGAACAGGAGCTCGACCTGCTCTCCCCCACCCTGCGGTCGGTCGTCGTCCTCGGCGGTTTCGGATGGCAGGCGCTACTGCCCGTCCTGTCGGCTGCGGGGTGGACGATCCCCGTTCCCCGTCCGAAGTTCGGGCACGGTGCGCACGCGCTGCTGGCTCCGACCGCGGCGCGGGAACGTCCGCTGCACCTGTTCGGTTGCTATCACGTCAGCCAGCAGAACACCTTCACCGGCCGGTTGACGCAGGAGATGGTGACCGACGTACTCAGGGACGCGGCCCGGGCTGCGTCGCTCCTACCGCCTGGGTAG